atataacataagttctcgcttacacccagcaagtgtaactaatgataatcgaattgaggatttttgttcaaactcgtatgtagaatgtttgttttcctgtacttgtgttcacttagtaaaaagaagcgtttatgttttctcatcccaaatgtaagttcaaaagagtaaaagtgggattatgatctcaccttgagtgcacgtatgtaaaagtacttcaacaagtaaacgtatgcaagaacgaatgctagtcttgacctaaacaaataggttgtatcaataacggtcaacacgataggtcaaagtgttcagttagtcctatggctcgttacgactcgatcattatagcatgtgaatcaaattatcaagtttcatgcaaggtacaagtataaaagcatgttagaatgattgtataagtatttggttaagtttgacaaaaagacaaactttggtcgggtcaaagtcaacgaaaaagtcaacgcgttcgggtcgggtcccgaactatttttctgaggtttttattcatatataagcatgttagaacaagttacatgtgaattggaggtgcgtagcatagcaaacatttttcgaattttgaccatgtaggtcagaacctggacacgccttaagtcgcgccgcgacccaagactgccgcgccgcggtatttaacgtgtgctggtacctggtcagtctcaaatatccaagtctcaaatcaaaactctttcaagcataaatcacaaaccgctaacacttagaactcgtatcttatatcgttagaaaggtaatttgacaaagaatacaactaaatacatttcaccaaccaaaaacatcatttgcaacaatcgactttccaagttaaatgatcaatcaatgcacaccataaatgcttcaaatttataaatgcacatttatgattcgggaatttaatgcatacatatgacacgccgtttcgtaggtaatcaaacatacaatctaactaaccacttaccaacaacaattcatggcattcaatacatcaaaaatgcatttaaagttcatcaaaaccctaacccaaattcaccaaaatcactaatcaagtttatggagttttctaaagcaacctacacatcaaattgaagctagtgatgttaggaacacatttaatacatgcatttataatatttaacatcattcaaacaaccaaatcaccaaatcaaacacaccaatctttcaagttcatgctagttatcaaaaataacaagatcgaacatataaatcatatattcatgttagacttgagccatagacactaattaacaactttataagttaaaaacatcaagaacacaaaatctagtaattttagaaaattacccaaatgtaatgaaatcagtgtgaaatcgaagaggaagttgcaaggattccaaatatgtaatttgttttgattgaagcttgctcgattggaattagatgatgattcttgtaatggagatttgaaagaaaataaggaagtaatgaaagaaaagagaaatgaaatgaaaagatGGGAGGTggagttgactagtcaaaagctagtcacctccttggcactttggcgaaactagtccctcgagtttggttgtgggtgcgtgaattacctaaacgagatatttttaaaacgcgtatcaacgggagatgttataaacatataacggaaatttataatagttaaacggaaaagtaaacggaaaaaggcgggatgttacagtatgtGTTGGCGGAGAGTTGCGGTGGCCGTGACTTTATGGATATCTGGGTGATTCGAAGAGTGTTAAAAAGATACAAAGAAAGATACAGTTGAGTTATTTTgaattatcaaatgaattttttttttttaaattagtagTTATATGTGATTTTGGTTATAAGGTTTGAAGCTTTATGCcttttttctttagcttacaaaatTCTTGAGCTTTTATAGTTATTAGTGATTCTAATATCAATGTTGTTTGAATGTTTTGATTTGGTGTTTAATTTGAATGATTGTAAAGATGAAGGTATTCTTGAGCATGAAGGTGTTCTTGAAAATGAAAATGATGAAGGAAATGGTAGATTAAGTAAGACATAACTGAAAAATTTAACGGACGTTAAGTTGAGGGACCAACACGTAAAGTTTTTTACATATTGACTGGCTACCTGAACTATAAGTAATTCAATACATACCATAGTAAAGATTTAAAAATTGAATACATACAACAGGAGATttgaaagttggatgcatacaatagaaatttgatgaaagttcaatgcatttttaaACGATTTTCCCTTTTTCATTTGTATGCTTTGAGGTAAGTATGagtctggttttttttttttttttttttttttgcaaaatttATTTCTCCATTAATGCTagtttacataatatattagatgtatatgtatatgcatgcAAAGTATCCGTGTTCTCTGATAAGGAGTATGTGCTTAACTAGTTAAGCATACCAATTGTAATGATAAATGAATTTTTTGGTGTGTTAGCGTCTTGTTGGTGAGTCGGGTGGAATAGTTGACGGTGACGTGATAAATGTATTGGGAAAATGAAGAATATTGGGTTGACATGTTGAGTAGCGTTTTAGAGTGATGTGTTAATATACAACTGAAAGTTAGTTGAAAAGGATATAAAAGTACGGAGCATTATAAATAAGAATATATTAAAAgaataattaagattatgattatgaatatatatagtagGAAATCAACACGCTAAAGTATTTAATGTGCCAACAACAAGCAAGCTAGGAGAATTTGCCACCAACACGCTGCGCTACGACGTGTTGGTGGCGTGTCGGTTATTTTTTCGAAGAACGCGCCGCGTTACAAGTAACAACAAAAGTCAAAACAATTGTGTACTAAATTACATAAAAGGTGGGGTTAGAGAAACCGGTTTCAGTGGTGGTGATCCATGAGGCCATTTGTAATTGCGAGAGTGATAAGGCTTCAGACCATGACGAGTTTTTCGTTTATTAAATTGTATTGGGACTCACTGAAACATGACAGTGTATCTTCTATCACTTGGGCTTTCTCAATATCGAAGTTACTTAAAGGTGCGCGGTCCGCTTTTATTACATTGATTCCTAAGGTGCCTAATCCATCTATTATTAAAGACTATCATCCGATTTCTTTGATTAATGTCCAATACAAAATTATTACAAAGATTTTGTCTACCTGATTGGCCAAGGTTATTGATAAGGTGATTAGTAAAGAGCAATCGGCTTTTGTGAGAGGCGCCAAGTTCTAGATGGCCCGCGGGTAAAAATGTTTtgcccatgcccgtgacccgcgaGTAATAAtatatacaactttttattagaaaACCCAaacaattttattaattataaaaatctATGTACAAGTTATATCTAAAATGAcgtgaaaattaagttttttacttgtatataatattaatttattaatcattattcaattacaagtaaattaactttcaaaattaataattgtaagtatAAACTCGCGAGTAAATTAAGAAAAGTCTAATGTGTTCACGGGTCGGGatttacccgcgacgggtagtatatacccgcgacccgcccgcgacctgctggcgggtataaatttttacccgtacccgtgcccgcgggtaagatTTAATGAATTTACCTGCCCATCGCGGATCGGGTACCCGCGGGCCACGAGTTTTTTCTCGCCCATTGACATCCCTACTTCTTTATCATGACTAATTGTAACATCGATGCTGACTTAGCACTTCCTTATTAGAATTAACTCAAGACTAAAAAACTCTAATTATAACATTCTTTCTAAAAAAATTGAGACCACTCTTTTATTTAATCATATAAtaaaataattctaataatattctattattattattatcattattattattattattattattattattattattattttattttattttattttattttattattttattattattattattattattttattattattattattattattattattattttattattattattttattattattattattattattattattattattattattttattattattattattattattattattattattattattattattttattattattattattattattattttattattattattattattattattattttattattattattattattattttattattatattatattataattataattatattataattatattataattatattataattataattataattataattatattataattataattataattataattataattataattatattataattataattataattatatttatatttataattatattatattataattttaattttaattttattttaacttataTACTAAAACACACCTAATTTTTGGTCGTTGGCTCAACTGTAAAACGACACCAGACTTTTGCCCTTATATAACACTCATCTTCTTCCAAATAAATCACTCCTCCACCAGCCATCAGTTCCAACCACCGCCAACAGTAGCGACCGCCACCACCGCCGCCAACGCTGCCATTTCCACCTGAATAACAGCCATCGCCACCGCTTCCATTGCTGTTTGTCTTGATTTGTTAAAATTGGGTGATTATTTGGagtataaattagggtttaatgtTGGGGCGACTGTTGCATCATCGTTACTGTTCTGATTGTTGTGAAATATTTTCAGAATTTTGAAGTTCAACAACTAAAGATAGGTAACTTCTAACTCTAATTTCTTTTGGGTATTTCAAGTTTAGACTATAAAATTGAGTAATTAGTGTCTATTTTGAATGTTTTTGTTGCTTATTTAGTTCTTAGATTTTTGTCACTTTTGTTTTTGCTTTTGTGTTTTAAGTTCAATTTGTAACCCTTTTTTTTCAAACGGCATGAAATTGTTAAGCTTTAATTGAAATACAGGCCATCAACAAATGAAGCTGATCATAGAgcatatcaattgttcaaatagatatgtttataaatatttaatatgATTTTCATTCGGTTTGTATGTTGAGCTTTGTCAATTACAATATACATGAATCAATCCCTCGAGGTTTAGAAACTCTGATGATTACCATGTTTTGAAAAATTTAATTGCTAATATTCCTCATTTCAGTTCATAAGGCCATTTACCATATTTCTAAAGACATTATAGGACAACCTCATTACTAAATGTGACATTGGAGTGTTTAGGAAGATTTTATGTGATAGCTTACTTGAGAAAAAGTTTTAACTAATCGTATTGGCTATTCGCTTTTGTTTATACAACATTTGTCATTATTTTTCAAGAAGGTAGTTTCGCATTTTGATTTGAATTACAACATAATCATCTCATTGAGCTGTGTAGGAAAATTCGTTATATATAGTTTAATTGATTCTAAACATATACAAATTGGAAagagatcttttttttttttttttgaaaagcaagaaggacTTATATTAAACAATCACGAATAGTACATGCTTGACTGGGCAACCTTAATAACACGATACACCACGAAAGAGATAAAGAAAACAAATTACACCGCCTTAAGATaattgcaaagattgcaactaacaGAAAGAGATAAAACTAAGGGTGTGAGAACCATTGAAGCCAATCCATAATATGACCCTTGCAACGTCGTGAAATCCAATCATATGAAAGAACTTGAACCTCGTTGAATAAAGATGGGACCGTCTCGAGCTTATTCTTGAACACCTTTGCATTTCTATTCTTCCATAGAATGTAACAAACCACCCAACAAACCGCTTGCCATTGGTTCTTTTTGTGATCCTGTGCTACATAGCCAAAAGTACCATTAAAAATATCCTCAAACCCGAATATAGCCGAATTATACCCCCACCATTTAAGTACTTTAGCCCATATGTCTTTTGCCACTTGACAAGAAAAAAATATATGCTTCACCGTCTCAATGTCACCATCACAAATCGGGCATCTCACGCTGTTCAAGTCGATGCCCCGTTTATCTAACTCGAATCTTACCGGTATACGACCTAATCTCGCCCGCCAAATAAACACCTCCACTTTTTTTGGAACCAAACCATTTCGCAACGACTCAATTGAATTAACCGCACGTGGTAGAATGACTTTGTCGACAAGTACCGAACAGTCCTTGACCGTATATATACCCTTCAAATTAAGATTTCAGCTCCAACAGTCTTTTTTGTCTTCGATCAGCTGCAAGTTCCGAACAGTATCACGCAACTCATTTAGTTCACTGTTTGTACGGCCCATAGGTGGATAGGCCCAATTGCCGAACCCATCTCCCTTAAATTCTTCGATTTTTCTACTGATGTTGATATCTTTGTCAATCTCGAGCCTGTATAATCTTTTGAATCTGTCTTTGAAGCTTGCGTTCCCCACCCAAATGTCATCCCAAAAAGAAGTAAGCGTATGAAAGAATTAGAGAAAGAAATCCCTAACCCGTCCACATGTTTTCCTGCATCATAAATAGAATTCCAAAGGCTAGCGTTTGGTTTTCGTGCAAGTCCGTTACCAAGCACAAGACCTCCATTAGAACCATAAATGCTACGAATAACAGTGACCCACAAAGTGTTAGTTTcgattttaaacctccaccaccacttacaaagaagagctaaatttttactttttaaggacatgatatttaaacctccttcttcgtgaggaagaaggattttttcccacttaacccatgacattttagaattagaacccgtcccgccccaaaaaaaattccgtctcacactctcgagagaatttagcacacaagtaggggcacgaaagagcgagaagtaatAGAGAGATAGGCTAGAGAGAACCGACTTAACTAAAGTTAACCGTCCACCGAAAGAAATCTTTTTGCTCTCCAATCCGCTAACCTCTTGTTAAATTTCTCGATCACCGGGAACCAatcattcaatttcttcatccTATTACCCACGGGAATACCCAAATACATGAAAGGCAATCGACCGGCAAGACACG
The window above is part of the Rutidosis leptorrhynchoides isolate AG116_Rl617_1_P2 chromosome 1, CSIRO_AGI_Rlap_v1, whole genome shotgun sequence genome. Proteins encoded here:
- the LOC139844492 gene encoding uncharacterized protein, whose protein sequence is MEQNAFLGSRYILDGALVANEVVEDLKRKKKHGLIFKVDFEKAFDSLNWDYLLEVMICMGFGTKWCKWISSCLKSATIFILINGSPTSEFNLKRGVRQGDPLSPFIFIIAAEGLNILTKLAVERGMYKGVEVGRDKVVISHLQYADDTIFFGEWSRRISNDNVEALASWCSCLAGRLPFMYLGIPVGNRMKKLNDWFPVIEKFNKSIYGSNGGLVLGNGLARKPNASLWNSIYDAGKHVDGLGISFSNSFIRLLLFGMTFGWGTQASKTDSKDYTGSRLTKISTSVEKSKNLREMGSAIGPIHLWAVQTGIYTVKDCSVLVDKVILPRAVNSIESLRNGLVPKKVEVFIWRARLGRIPVRFELDKRGIDLNSVRCPICDGDIETVKHIFFSCQVAKDIWAKVLKWWGYNSAIFGFEDIFNGTFGYVAQDHKKNQWQAVCWVVCYILWKNRNAKVFKNKLETVPSLFNEVQVLSYDWISRRCKGHIMDWLQWFSHP